GGGGTACGGATCAATCTAACTCTCAACCACATCACGCTCAATCAGACATGTCAACTGACGACACAGATAACGTGCAGACTCCTCTCAACGGAGGCAGCGGCACTGATCTCCACACTCCCGCAGCGAACGTATCCGCGGCCAACGCACCAGCCAACGCCGCGGCACTCGAGGAGTTCAAGAAGATGTTCGCCACCTACGAAAAAAGGTCAGAAGAACAGGATAAGCTCGTGAGCACCTTGACCAAACAAGTTGAAACTTTAACGGCAAGGACTCGAGCAATCCGCCCCCGTGGAACCACTAAAGTCCGCGGGAAAAGGCTCGACTTTGTGACCCCACTCAATAGGCCTGGAGCCGCCCAGCAACGACCTTCGGGTCAAAACCCTAGCGAGAAGTCTCCCGTCAAAAGGGGAAACTCCGAAAGCCCTCCGCCTCCCGCGAAGGCTTCAGAGGACAACGGAGTCGAGCATGTCAACCTGGATCCTAGCGATGTCTCCAACAATACTAATGAGGACGCCGACAGACATCCAAGAAGGACCAGAAGCCGATTCACTTGGGAAAGCTCTCTGTTCGACAAACCATTGACAGAAGAGGAGGAAATCCTCTATTGGAACAAACAGGAAGAGTAGGCTGAAAAATAAACCGAGCTCACTCGCAGTAAACGCCGACAAGCGCGGAAACCTGTTGACGAGACGTCGGATATACGCGATCTTCGCGACTATATCACCAAGTCTGCGACAGAAGTAAGAGCCGTAAAATCTCAAATCCATCATGCTACGAGCGCGGCCCCCGAGATCGACAGACTGCTGGAACGGGCTCAGAAGACCCCTTTAACCGCTCGCATCTCAGATACGAGGGTATCCGATCCAGAAAAAATCAAAGTACCAAAATATGATGGTACAACCGATCCGAGAGCGCGCCTTCAGGCTTTCCACATCACGATGGGAAGAGCGAGGCTGAAGGACGGCGAGAGAGATGCCGGCTACTGCCGCCTGTTCGTCGAGAATCTAGAAGGAGCATCCCTCGAATGGTTCGCGTGTGTTAAACGAAACTCTATCGGGAGTTTCCGACAGCTCGCATCGGAATTTCTCAAGCAATACTCTATGTTCATAGATAGAAGCATAAGTCGGCGAGATCGTCCTCGAAAGATGTAGACCCGAAAACAAGGAAGAAGAACCCTCGTAACGACAAGTATGTCCATCACGAGGGGGAAGAACTCCAAGGAGCACATAATTACGCGATCGGCTCAGACCAGGGCCGAACCACGGGTATTCCGTGGACTCGCAACCAAGGATATGACGAAAACACCTTCTGCGAGTTCCACCATTCCCGAGGACACTCCTCGACTAACTGCAAGGTCTTGGGGGCGAGGCTGGCCGCGAAACTACTAGCCGGAGAACTCTCGGAAGTAATCAGCGTGAAAGATCTCATCCTCAAAACCGATCGCCCCCCAAAGCCGGACAGAAATCTTCCCGCGGAGAGATCTCCCCAAAGAAACCAATTCGGGGATAAACGCGGCAGGAGGCCAGACGACAAAAGGAACGATAACAATCGTCGTAGAGTCAACATGATCATTGGAGGATTGCAATTCTACAACGATACGGTCTCCGCCATCAAGGCTTACCAGCGAAAGGCGGAGTCGAGCGCAAACTGGCCTACATGGTCTCCTACCAAAGATGATCAGAACTGCTCAATCACCTTCACAAAGGAGGAAGCCAGCCGGATTGATCAGCCTCACTGCGATCCGCTCGTCATAGACCTTGTCATACGAGATCTGGAAGTCGGAAGAGTAGTCATTGACACGGGGAGCACGGTAAATGTAATCTTCCGCGACACTCTCAATCGGATGAGCATTGAACTCAAAGAAGTAAATCCAACTCCGAAACCGCTCACATGCTTTTCTGGCGAAGTATCGATGACCCTCGGATCAATTCAGCTACCTATCATCGCCAAAGAGGTCACAAAAATCATAGAGTTTGCGGTAGTCGATCATCCTGCCATCTACAACGTGATCATGGGAACCCCGCGGCTTAATGCTATGCAAGCCGTTCAATCGTCGTACCACCTGGGCGTCAAATTCCCGACCCCAAACGGAGTCGCAACTATCTGTGAATGTCAGAAACAGTCGCGAATGTGCTTCCACGTAGAACACAAGTTAAGATAGATGACAACCTCTGCAACGGAAAATCGCAAACGCACGAAGAACGATAAATCTTCGACCAACAACGTTTCGAGAAAAGACGATTTCACATCGTCTGCCGATGCAGACGCTTCGGGTGTTGAAACTCGACATGAGTCTGGAGCCGACACTACAATTCAACCGGAACATCCGGAAGAGAACACTGACCCTGCCACGATCATCTCGATCAAGGCGGTCAGCACGGCGACAACCGCCGAGTAAAAACTCTCGCGGCATAAAACGGAACTACGAGATGGCTTGAACCTCGAAAGGGGTACGTAGGCAGTTCGTCGAAGGACAAGTTCAGCTATCCCCCTCTCCAAAAAGGGGAGGGGGGGGAGTGGGTGCGTATACTCATATACTCCAACATAGGAAAAAATGCGTTATTGTAATTGAATTCTATCAAGATTTCAAAATTTTTTACGAAATATTTGTCGCTCTTTTTAAGACAAAATCGCAAAACAATCTCACTTCAGCAATATACGTATAGTCTTCGAAATAACTGTGAGACGTCGCCAAGTTAAAAATTGAGATGATACGAACAAATTGTCCGAACGCGTCCACTACAAATCTTACACTCCATTCGTCGATCGGCCCACGAACACATCATCCGTCTTAAACAGACGCAACCTGATCACTCTTTTGATCTTCAAACGTCCAACACAAGGACGAAAGCGCGCTACAAAAAGAAATCCGAAATTTTGGTCTAGCACTTCCAGTTGGCTTAAAAATTGTCTCTGGAAAGGTGCTCGATTCGTACCATATAAGTCGTATAAGCCGAGAACCTATCGCGGACTTCTAATCGGTACAAATCAGGTAGAAATCGCAACAGGAAAACCGATAGCCGGCTAGTCACCGCACAAACCTTAAAACCGAGAGTAAACCTAGGTCTTGCCCAAAACCCATCGCATTGTTCTCCGACATCTCAAAGACATGATATATAAACGATACGAGATTCCTAAAACAAGTCTCTTCGTTCATAATTCAACATTCCCGAAAAATCGTAAATAATTTTTACGAAAACTCACTTCTCGAACGAACTAACAGATTGAACGCATCAACGAAGATAAATATGAGAGGACAACTCATGTTCACTTCAAACCCACTCTAAACAAAGTGATCCAAACAGACATCCATTATATAAACCGCATAGCGGTAGGGGTTCAAGGCCACACTCGGCCAGACATATATGAACAAAGGCCACACTCGGCCGCTAAATACTAGATAAAGGGAAAAACTCCTTCCCGTCAAAACACTCACAGATCAAAGTTAAAACTCCCGGACAAGGAAGTCCCGAATGCATCCGCGGGAAAGTTCACTTCCTCATTGTCACCGGCAAAATCAGCCGTAGTTTCTACGGTATCAAGGGAAACCGGGATGGGATCCCAGAATCCCTGGATCTTCCCGTCGATCGGAGGAATGGTCGCCTCAGCTTGAGTATGATCCTTCATGACACCCTTCATTAACTCCATCTCCCTCTCGAAAACGTAGTCATCTTCGCCCAGCGAGTTGAAAGCACCCTTAAGATTCCCGTACTCAACCTGAAATTGAGAAGCGCGAGTCTTCATCACCTCTACAATTTCCCTCTTGCCCTTCCATTTCGCCCATGCGAATAGCCCTGGCATGATCACGAGCGAGTTGAGCGTCTCGCGCCAACATCTCGTCTCGCATGCGAGCAAGATCCTTTTCCGCCTTCTCCGCTTTAAAGCGATAGATCATGGCCTCTCTATGGTTCGCCTCAATGGCCGATCCAAGCAAGTTCAAATCCTATAAAACCGATTGACACGTTATAGGCAAAAAAAATAATAATAACGATCATCAGAATTCTTAAAATTTATACCCCGTTAATAATGCGAGATCCTTCAGCAACAAATTTCGGCCTCCCTGACTCGCTCGTGGCCTGAGGAGCGTCAAAGCCCGTTGGAAGATCAGCAAAGAAATCGTCGAAGTCCAGAATAGGAACCTCGCTCGTACCACTTCCGTCGCCAAAAGCAAGGTTCGGATCCCATCCTGGAAGCATGCAATCGTCNNNNNNNNNNNNNNNNNNNNNNNNNNNNNNNNNNNNNNNNNNNNNNNNNNNNNNNNNNNNNNNNNNNNNNNNNNNNNNNNNNNNNNNNNNNNNNNNNNNNTCCGTCGGAATGTCCGTCAGAATACCGCTGTTTTCTTGTAGTGTTCACCCGGGAGGGTATGTCCTGAGCCCGAAGGCCCAATACCCGCTTCGTGACATGGATGAGCAGTTCGCCTCCGGCTGGCGTCGAACCCGGAAGCATGACAATTGGCCCCCAAGGCTCTAACCAGTAGAGCTGACTCATCCCGTCAATGTCCGGGAAGTTGAGACGAGTGTTGTCTCCTCTGATCTTATGAGCAGCTTGATCGTAAGCTAATGCAGCTTCTTCCGCGGTTTTGAACGTACCGAGCCATAACCTGGTTCGGTGTTTAGGCAACCGGACCTCAGCAACCCATTTCCCCCATTGTCGTTGTCTAACGCCTCGGTATAGTTTAACCGGTCTCGTTACGTTGGTTTTCTTCATTGGGGTTGGTTTAGCGCCGCAGCCACGACGGCGAGCTTGGTTTTGTTGTCTGAGATGTAACTCTCTTTGAATTTCGAGGATTTGAGTGTCAGTGAGTGAGTTTAGCCCAATTGGCCCGGTTTGGTTATCAGGAGTTAATGGTACTGGTTCTGTTACCTTCATGAACGGTTCGACAGCTTTCATGAACTCTTCTGCGCAGCCATTCATGTTCAAAACTTTTCCATTTGTAGTTTTGTACAAAATAATAATAATTAATTTGGAGAAATAAAGATGAACTTCTGGAGAAAAAAGAGAAGCCCTACTGAGAGATAAAAAGTTGACTAAATAATATAAATAGAAAAAAACACACAAACGGATGCCAAAAAGAAAGAAAAGATTTTTTTGGTGTGTGTGTGTTGATAGTCGCCATACCTTTGGCTTATATATGTGTTCGTTTCGACCATAAGGGTTGTGTATTGTAGATACTAAACACAATTTTTAGTATACTAAACACAATTTGCTAAAAAAAAAAAATTTAATATCCCTTTAAACTAAAAAATGCATATATCTAAAGAAAATACATCGCATCAAAGGAGAATATTATCAAACAAACGTGTGAGTCGTTGACAATAGTTATGGCGACTCAGATTCGTTTATGTTTGTTTATGTTTTAAGCCAATTACCCCTTCTATATTAAAAAGCAAGAAAAAGTCAATTAACCAATGAAAAGTTTTTTTTAAAAAAATAATTAACCAATCTATCTATACTATTATTTGAAAAGTGAATTTGTTGATTTGCTATCTTCTCCATAATTTTAGTTAATTTGCTTGTCATCTTTTCCAAAATTTTAAGATATTTTGATGATTTGTCATCTTCTTTAATATTTTAGTTAATTTGTTTACTTGTCATATTTTCCATAATTATTAGATACGTCATTATTTTAATTAATATTATTATTTAAATTTTGATTTTGATATCTATATATTTATCATGATATTTAATATAACTAATAAACATTAAACTATTCAAACGATATATATACAATTATTTTTTAAAAATGTATATTTAATATATAATTATTATGATATTTAAAACATTTAATTAATAAATAGCGATAATATCATCGTTACTTTTATCTTATATTAATTTTATAATTTTAATGACTAATATTATAGCCAATTTCTCTGATTTTTATTGGAATTATTGATCAAATACAGATTATTAAATATATATATATATAAGTATACTAATATATTTGAATTAATCGGTTTCATTGGTTTATTCGGTTTTATTGCTTAATATATTGAACCATATTCATATACTGCACTTTTTTAAAATATTATCCATTTGGTTTATTCAGTAGTACCAAATCCAAACTATTTTCTCTATTTCGGTTTGGTTTGGTTTTAAATAGTTCGGTTTTACCATATTGAACACTTCTAAACTATCTTTATTTTGTTAATGTTTTATATTTGTGATTTTTATCATCTTTTCAGTACCACATGATTTCTTTTCAGTCAAAATACAATATATGTTAATTTCAATACAAATTTCGTAATTTAATTATTACTATAGAAAAGATTTTGACCTAAAATCTACATCTCATAAACGAAAATATGAAACAAAAGAGTATAATTTAATACATTGATTACCAATATGAATATTAAAATTTTATATTTTATAATAATTTAAATTTTTTTATCTGATTAAATTATTATTATTTTATAAAAATAAAAGTTAGAATTAAAATTTGTTAAATATATTAATCCGCACAAGGTGCGGGACATCAACTAGTACAACAAAGTTTACGGAGTTTTAGAGCATGCCTGTCGTATAAGATACTAATGAGATTATTTTATTATTTTATTTAAATATTTAATTTTTTTATATATAATTATTATTTATTTTTAAAACTACGTCATAAATAAATTAATATGTATATAGATAACTAATGAGTATATAACACTCAGTTTTTTTTTCATTTTAAATAAAAAAGCTATATATCCCTCTTAACTTAATTTCTTACTATTTATCGATACTCACTTCAATCTTAAAGCTAAAAATGATTTACTGTCAATTAGTTTCATTACTACAAGACTATTTGAATGAATGGTTAGAATATATCAAGTATTTTTATCTTTAATTTTTATTTATACTCATAAACATTACCACTACTTTTTTCAAATAAAAACATTACCACTAATGATTTACTTGGTTTTAAAAAGTACAACAAAAAATAAATAAATGGATTAGAATATTTATATTTTATTAAGTATCGTATATTAAGCTATAATAAAAAAATACGCACTTAATTTCTTACTATTTATTGATACTCACTTCAATCTTAAAGCTAAAAATGATTTACTGTCAATTAGTTTCATTACTACAAGACTATTTGAATGAATGGTTAGAATATATCAAGTATTTTTATCTTTAATTTTTATTTATACTCATAAACATTACCACTACTTTTTTCAAATAAAAACATTACCACTAATGATTTACTTGGTTTTAAAAAGTACAACAAAAAATAAATAAAGGATTAGAATATTTATATTTTATTAAGTATTGTATAGTAAGCTATAATAAAAAAAATACGCAAAAATATCATTTTCTCATTTAGTTTTTATAAACCAATCAGATATATAAAAGAAACAACCAATATCCACATCAATAAGCTCTGTGTATAACTTCGGCATATTAAATTTTAAATACATTTATTTTTTTTGGAAAAAGTGTAAAGCCGGAAATGGAACAAAATAGGAATAGAGTAGGAGCCAATCAGTTTTTAGAGTGAGAGCAAAGGAGCCTCGCAACTATTGGCTCTCACGTAGACGTGTGCAGACGATGTGTCCAAAGTTAGCCCATGATTAGGGCTTTTAAGATGGATTTCTTAGCTTCGGTTAAAAATCGTTTCTTAGCTTTTAATTAAAAAAAAGCTAAGAACCGTCTCTTAAATAAGAGATATAAGAGCTGGTTCTTCGAAAAATATTAAAAAAAAAATCAAATCATGAATTAAGAACTCTGAATTAAGAACTCCGGTTAATCATGCTCATAGAACTCTTAAGTGGATTTGACTTCAGGAAAAACGTGAATCTCTAGTGAATATTCTCTACTCTTTTTTCTGTTTCGCGTTTTTTTTAAAGATATTTTAATAGAAATCCAGTTAGATTTTGTAGTAATCTGAAGAAAGAAACAAGCGAATATCCCCTATTCTCAATGAATTTATTGCTATCCTAAGAGGCATGAATATGACAAGGGTTATTATGATTCAATGTACCTTAATAGATTCTCCGTACTAGTGGACTCAACACACCTCTTAACTTTACTTAATGACACTTTGAATCACCAAATTATTTAGGTTTGTCAAGGGGCATTTGAAGTTTTAAAAGGATGAGAAACCAAATGAAGACATGCTCAAGAGACAATGGGATCCAATATGGTAACAACAATTCTTAAAGAACAGACAAATTGCTAAGAGAAGCAAAGATTATCATAACTAACGAGTAACAAAGATGCAATAATCGGATGACAATAGAAGTTATGATACATACATGAGTTGCTTTCAAAGGTTACAGAGCCTTCCAAAGTTCAAACCAGTCTTAAAAACAACAACAGTACCTAAGTGTTGTTCTGCTGAGGTGTTTTCGTCGCTCTCTCCAGATCAATCTTGCAATTTTCTCTCAACTCTTTCATGGTTACGAAGCTATCCTGCTGCAGAATATAACATAAACAACGGACTTCAAATACACATAACCGAAACTAACCATTTCACAGTGAGAACACTTGTGAAGTTTTGTTCTGAAAAAATCTAACAGAAGCTCTAGAGGAACTTACAAGGTGGCTGCTTTCACGAGCCAAGATACCCTCCATGTTAAGAAAGAGAGATGTCCATTGACCCATGACATCAAACTCTACATTTGTGGAGTTATTGGAGTTTTCAGATCCATACACATCCGTTGCCCTTCCTTTACCATTCCTCCGGATCAAG
The DNA window shown above is from Brassica oleracea var. oleracea cultivar TO1000 chromosome C3, BOL, whole genome shotgun sequence and carries:
- the LOC106330493 gene encoding ethylene-responsive transcription factor ERF057-like; the protein is MTILNMNGCAEEFMKAVEPFMKVTEPVPLTPDNQTGPIGLNSLTDTQILEIQRELHLRQQNQARRRGCGAKPTPMKKTNVTRPVKLYRGVRQRQWGKWVAEVRLPKHRTRLWLGTFKTAEEAALAYDQAAHKIRGDNTRLNFPDIDGMSQLYWLEPWGPIVMLPGWDPNLAFGDGSGTSEVPILDFDDFFADLPTGFDAPQATSESGRPKFVAEGSRIINGV